DNA sequence from the Pedobacter schmidteae genome:
ATACCATTTGTGGGATTGCCTGTCGTAAGGCCAAGCTTTTTATCCGATCCAATACAATTGAGGTATGGTATAATAATGAGATGAAGTTGAAAGGTACGCCTACCATTTCTATAGCGCCGGGGATGGGACTGGTATTGAAAGTAGTTCGTAATGGCAATTCGGAAACCATTGCCACAGCCATAAAATACAGGAAAATTAAGCCTGAGGAACTCCAATGGCCTTCGAAATGGGAAAACCTTGTAAACGAGGCCGCTTATCAGCGACAGATCATCGAAAGCAGGTACGCTACCTTGTCCATTTTTAAGGACGAGCAAATTCATTTTGGCCGGAAAGCAGAAAACCCAGCTCCGGATCAATCGAATGTTACTTATCACTTTGCCGGTGGAACGGTGATCCTTAAAAAAGTAAAACTGCCGGCCAGCTCAGGCGGACAACAGCTGTTTGCCGAGTTGATACAGCGGTCGAACGGAGACGCCTATGACCGCACCGGTTCGGTATTTATGATTCCTATAAGCAAAAAAGTCTCTTTATTACAGGCCATGCAGAAAGGATTGCAGGTATTGCCGGTGTACAATGCCAGAAACGGCAAAAAGTATCAGGGGGTGACTGCCACTGATGAATATCTCCCTCCTTTGGAGCTGATGCGCTTTTTTACCTCTTTTGGAGTGGGGCATTTTAACGAACAAGCTAAAATAAAGGGCTACAACTGGGCCGATTCTGTTGTTTACAAACAGGACATCAGCACTTTATTACCCGCTTTGCAGGGAGAGGTATGGATAGGCGTGTTTATTGGGAATTATGATAAGGGAGGGCACAAGGTAAGTCTGAACTTTAAATACTATCCGGGTGATGGAGATGAAGCAAAAGCAGGGAAAAAAGATTGGATTATGCCGGTTTTCAATACCACCAATGTGATGGAAATGGCCGGACAGGAATATGGGACCATGTTTGATCAGGACTCGCTTACCGTATCTGTAGAGGTGCCGCAAGGTGTAAGCAACCTTCGGTTGAGATACCTGACTACAGGGCATGGTGGCTGGGGCAATGGAGACGAATTTGTGCCCAAACAAAATGAAATATTTGTAGACGGAAAAAGGGTTTATCATTTTATTCCATGGAGAGAGGATTGTGCTACCTATAGAATGCTGAATCCCGCTTCAGGAAATTTTGGCAACGGACTTTCTTCCTCCGATCTGAGTCGGTCTAACTGGTGCCCTGGTACCATTACCTTGCCTGTGGATGTTCCGCTACCTGAGCTGAAGCCCGGTAAACATACGCTAAAAGTGGCTATACCCCTGGGGAAATCGGAGGGAACCAGCTTTAGTGCATGGAGCGTTTCTGGCGTCCTTATCGGCTCGTCGGGCCAATAAAATATCATTAGGTGTTGTAGGGAAATTAGATTTATATCCCTACAACATCTTTCTTCTTTTTCTGCCTCATGGTTTTGGGGATCACGGCAAGGATTTCTTCCTTTAAGGCATTCAGCATCCGTTTTTTGATGAAGTTTTTATGAGTGGCCAGACTGATCTCGCGTACGGGTTCGGGCGACTTAAAATACCTTACTTTGCTCAATTGTCTGCTGCTCAATTCTTCAAGTGCCAGTTCTGGCAGCAAAGTAGCGCCATTGTTCATATCCACCATTCTGATCAGTGTTTCTACACTGCCTGTATTGTAAGTAAGGCCCTGTAGCCGATTTTGCTTGGTAGACCGGCAGATGTTTAATACCTGCGAACGCATACAGTGCCCCTCATTCAACAGCCAGATATTTTCATCCTCCAGGTCATCGGCATCTATGGCTTTCTTTTTATACAGCTTGCTGTTTTTGCTGATATAGGTTACAAAATTCTCGTAGTAAAGCGGCAGTTCTTCAATGGCGTTGTCGCCCAGTGGAGTAGCCATAATGCCACAATCCAGTACCCCTGTTTTTAAATGATGAATGATGTCTTCGGTGGTATATTCCCAGATTACCAATTTTAAATCCGGATATTTTTCCATCATAGCGGCAATAACTTTAGGCAAAAGATAAGGGGCAACGGTAGGAATAATGCCCACTTTAAGTTCCCCTGTAACATCCTGCTGTTGGTCGCTGATGATCTCTTTGATTTTCTGGCTCTCCTGAAGTACCAGCCGGGCTTGCTCAATAATCTGAGCCCCAATTTCGGTAGGTACTACGGGTTGTTTGCTGCGGTCAAAAATTTTAATGTTCAGTATTTCTTCTAGTTTCTGGATCTGCATGCTTAACGTAGGCTGGGTTACAAAACATTTCTCGGCAGCGCCTACAAAACTTCTATAGGTATCTACCGCAACGATGTATTCCAGTTGAACTAATGTCATATAGCTAAAGTTTATTTTTCTTTAGCAAATATATCAATTTTAGCTATGTTTTGTCAGAAAGTCCTGATAAGCGAGTGCAATCCCTTCTTCCAACTCAATCTGGTGTTTCCATCCTAAAGCATGTAATTTTGATACATCCATTAACTTGCGTGGTGTGCCATCAGGTTTACTGTTGTCGAAGGTAAGCCCCCCTTCATATCCTACTACTTTTCTGATGAGCAGTGCAAGGTCTTTAATAGTCAGGTCTTCGCCTGTACCGATATTGATTAATCCCTGTTCGTTGTAAGTCTGCATCAAAAAATAACAGGCATCGGCCAGGTCATCGGCAAACAAAAACTCGCGCATGGGCGTTCCCGATCCCCAGATGGTAACTTCGGGCTGCTGGTTGAGCTTTGCTTCGTGGAACTTGCGGATCAAAGCTGGTAACACATGTGAGTTTTGCGGGTGGTAATTGTCGTTATAACCATACAGGTTAGTAGGCATCACCGAAATAAAATTGCAGTTGTACTGGGCGCGATAAGCATCGGCCATTTTAATGCCCGCAATTTTAGCAATGGCATAAGGCTCATTGGTTTCTTCAAGCGTACCGGTAAGCAAATACTCTTCTTTTAAAGGCTGAGGAGCCATTTTAGGATAAATACAGCTAGAGCCCAGAAACATTAATTTTTTAACACCGGTTTTATAAGCCTGGTGGATAACATTGTTTTGGATACATAGGTTTTCGTACAGAAAATCGGCCCGATAGGTATTGTTGGC
Encoded proteins:
- a CDS encoding hydrogen peroxide-inducible genes activator encodes the protein MTLVQLEYIVAVDTYRSFVGAAEKCFVTQPTLSMQIQKLEEILNIKIFDRSKQPVVPTEIGAQIIEQARLVLQESQKIKEIISDQQQDVTGELKVGIIPTVAPYLLPKVIAAMMEKYPDLKLVIWEYTTEDIIHHLKTGVLDCGIMATPLGDNAIEELPLYYENFVTYISKNSKLYKKKAIDADDLEDENIWLLNEGHCMRSQVLNICRSTKQNRLQGLTYNTGSVETLIRMVDMNNGATLLPELALEELSSRQLSKVRYFKSPEPVREISLATHKNFIKKRMLNALKEEILAVIPKTMRQKKKKDVVGI
- a CDS encoding PNGase F N-terminal domain-containing protein; translated protein: MKILLTGCALFLMSTSLFAQKNTDVAQAVVTYQFRNNGKVTGGELNLFIDGSQARIQRQGPQTEQQFLDFKAAASYQVLNSKGVSYTFKKPFAEYVKAELLPGIDTICGIACRKAKLFIRSNTIEVWYNNEMKLKGTPTISIAPGMGLVLKVVRNGNSETIATAIKYRKIKPEELQWPSKWENLVNEAAYQRQIIESRYATLSIFKDEQIHFGRKAENPAPDQSNVTYHFAGGTVILKKVKLPASSGGQQLFAELIQRSNGDAYDRTGSVFMIPISKKVSLLQAMQKGLQVLPVYNARNGKKYQGVTATDEYLPPLELMRFFTSFGVGHFNEQAKIKGYNWADSVVYKQDISTLLPALQGEVWIGVFIGNYDKGGHKVSLNFKYYPGDGDEAKAGKKDWIMPVFNTTNVMEMAGQEYGTMFDQDSLTVSVEVPQGVSNLRLRYLTTGHGGWGNGDEFVPKQNEIFVDGKRVYHFIPWREDCATYRMLNPASGNFGNGLSSSDLSRSNWCPGTITLPVDVPLPELKPGKHTLKVAIPLGKSEGTSFSAWSVSGVLIGSSGQ
- a CDS encoding GDP-L-fucose synthase; translated protein: MEKNAKIYVAGHRGMVGSAIYRKLQKEGYSNLLTRTSTELDLRDQQAVTDFFNQEQPEYVFLAAAKVGGIIANNTYRADFLYENLCIQNNVIHQAYKTGVKKLMFLGSSCIYPKMAPQPLKEEYLLTGTLEETNEPYAIAKIAGIKMADAYRAQYNCNFISVMPTNLYGYNDNYHPQNSHVLPALIRKFHEAKLNQQPEVTIWGSGTPMREFLFADDLADACYFLMQTYNEQGLINIGTGEDLTIKDLALLIRKVVGYEGGLTFDNSKPDGTPRKLMDVSKLHALGWKHQIELEEGIALAYQDFLTKHS